The following coding sequences lie in one Rutidosis leptorrhynchoides isolate AG116_Rl617_1_P2 chromosome 4, CSIRO_AGI_Rlap_v1, whole genome shotgun sequence genomic window:
- the LOC139839729 gene encoding protein NRT1/ PTR FAMILY 1.2-like, protein MEVPLEEECAMIEVKKSNKQKGGLITMPFILANESFEKVASFGLLPNMIVYLLSDYHMSVAQGTNVLLIWSAATNFLPIIGAFLSDSLLGRFLTIFLGSIFSVMGMILLWLTTMIRNSKPAHCDIRVPKSCEAPTTIQYTLLYSAFALMSIGAGGVRPCSLAFGADQIDSNKDNPKRERLLESFFGWYYASAIVAVLIAFTGIVYIQDHHGWRVGFGVPVILMIVSTLCFVVAYPLYYNIKVEKSLFTSFCQVISVTWKNRKLTLSDSSDKAWYIKKNATVTVPTERLRFLNKACILIKPEDTSKDPWSICTVEQVEELKALIRVVPLWSSCIMLCVNMNQVTFPVLQAKSMDRHITKGFEIPAGSFSFFTIVTVMVWVILYDRVILPLLSKVKCKPAYINVKFRMGAGLVFSIMAMVMSGIIEHTRKSKAIEEGFLNNSQAVVNMSAMWLVPQHVLNGLADALNIIGQTEFYYTEFPKSMSSIAASLYLLGAGFGSLLASFILSTVDGLTKGGGKESWISTNINKGHYDNYYWLLGIISCINFLYYVVCSWAYGPCADRMVVKGESVQNLAEDEVSIS, encoded by the exons ATGGAGGTTCCTTTGGAAGAAGAATGTGCAATGATAGAAGTGAAGAAATCAAACAAACAAAAGGGTGGTTTAATAACCATGCCATTCATCTTAG CAAATGAATCATTTGAGAAAGTTGCAAGTTTTGGGCTACTTCCAAACATGATTGTATACTTGCTCTCGGATTACCATATGAGCGTCGCGCAGGGCACCAATGTTCTCTTAATTTGGTCTGCCGCTACAAATTTCTTGCCAATCATCGGTGCCTTTCTTTCCGATTCACTTCTTGGCCGCTTCCTGACCATTTTTCTTGGTTCTATCTTCAGTGTTATG GGGATGATCCTTCTATGGTTAACAACAATGATCCGAAATTCAAAACCTGCCCATTGTGATATACGGGTACCTAAATCGTGCGAAGCACCGACAACCATTCAATACACCCTCCTCTATTCAGCCTTTGCTTTGATGTCTATCGGAGCTGGTGGTGTACGGCCGTGTTCGTTAGCATTTGGGGCGGATCAAATAGACTCCAACAAGGATAACCCAAAAAGGGAAAGGTTACTAGAAAGCTTCTTTGGGTGGTATTATGCATCAGCCATTGTTGCCGTCTTGATTGCATTTACCGGTATTGTTTATATTCAAGATCATCATGGATGGAGGGTCGGTTTTGGGGTCCCGGTTATTCTTATGATCGTTTCTACACTATGTTTCGTTGTTGCTTATCCTTTGTATTACAATATAAAGGTCGAGAAAAGTTTATTTACGAGCTTTTGTCAAGTAATATCAGTGACTTGGAAAAATAGGAAGTTAACATTATCCGATTCAAGTGATAAAGCATGGTATATCAAGAAGAATGCAACGGTTACTGTACCTACAGAGAGATTAAG GTTCTTAAATAAAGCTTGCATCCTTATAAAACCAGAAGATACAAGCAAAGATCCATGGAGCATTTGCACTGTCGAACAAGTAGAAGAGCTAAAGGCGCTTATAAGAGTCGTACCCTTATGGTCTTCTTGTATAATGTTGTGTGTGAACATGAACCAAGTTACATTTCCAGTTCTGCAAGCAAAAAGCATGGACAGACACATCACTAAAGGCTTCGAAATTCCAGCTGGCTCGTTTTCTTTCTTCACAATCGTAACCGTAATGGTTTGGGTCATACTATACGACCGAGTCATCCTCCCGTTATTATCAAAAGTTAAATGTAAACCCGCGTATATCAACGTAAAATTTAGAATGGGCGCGGGCCTCGTTTTCTCAATAATGGCAATGGTGATGTCGGGAATCATAGAACACACGCGAAAAAGTAAAGCAATCGAAGAAGGGTTTTTGAATAATTCTCAAGCGGTAGTTAACATGTCAGCTATGTGGCTTGTTCCGCAACATGTACTTAATGGGTTAGCCGATGCTTTGAATATTATCGGTCAAACCGAGTTTTATTATACTGAGTTCCCGAAGAGTATGTCGAGCATTGCAGCTTCGCTTTATTTGCTTGGGGCCGGTTTTGGAAGCTTATTGGCTAGTTTTATACTAAGTACTGTGGATGGTCTTACTAAAGGGGGTGGTAAAGAGAGTTGGATTTCAACAAATATAAATAAGGGtcattatgataactattattggcTTCTTGGTATAATAAGTTGTATAAATTTTTTGTATTATGTTGTATGCAGTTGGGCTTATGGTCCTTGTGCTGATAGAATGGTAGTAAAAGGTGAAAGTGTTCAAAATTTGGCTGAAGATGAGGTGTCAATAAGTTAG